The region CATGTGGCCACCGGAGCTCCCCACTTTCTTCACTCACCTCAGAGTCTTCCACCACAATGGAGGGGATGCGGGTCTTTTGAGAGACAACCTAAATTGGAACAGCAGGGAGCTTGGGCCAAATTAGAGGATGAGCAAACAGCAGGACACAGGGTGGGAAAGTACTAACCTGGACATCCTGGTGACCTTCAACTCTGccaatttctctctccttccagagACGGTTGGTCACCCTAGGACTACCTGGATGCTGAGAGGAGCCTGGGCTATCTCTGGGCCAAGGCCCATCCTCGCTGCTCCCTGGCACAAGGGCCATGGGTGCTGATTCTTAGAGTGCAGGGTGGTTGAACTTGGAGTAGACTACCCCTGCCCAGTGCACCCCACAGATTGTTCCTTTAATCTTCTTTGGAGCCTGGCCCCTTAATCACTTCTGAAGAGAGGAGGCTGACATGCTAGGAGATTATGAGCCTTCCAGGGAGGGGACAGTCCCCAGAGGTGGGATAGGAATTTTATTTCTACTCTCTCCCTGGTGACACTGGGAAAGGTGGAAGGGGTAAGAATTAAGGGCATCTGGATTAAAGCTCTGTGAGTAAAGAGCTTTGAAAACAGACTTGAAATTTCCCGATTCTTTTGCTTACTGGATTTCCCAAGTTCCCTCTAATTTTCTACCttatttaatgaatattaataTGGTGTTTACTATTTGGCAGGAACTGTTTTAAATGCTTTACGTATAAACGTATTTAATTATCCTAAACCTAAGAGATAGATACTGTTAATAGTCTCATTTCCTGATGCAGAAACCCCGAGGCACAAAGATCTCAAATGACtttcccagagtcacacagctaagagGTTTTTTCTTCTCCAAACTAGAATTCAGTATGTGACACAAAATCTAGTTTtcatggttgaaaaaaaaaatgccaagggTATGCCATGGAGAGAAAACTAATGTTTACTTTTAACAAGtaagataaaaggaaaatatataaatatacccttccccccacccccggtacACTTGGCTTTGAGTTTTTGTTCAGGAGTTGAAGGGACTGAAGGGTGTCAATAGATAGATGTTTATAAGTACCTGGAAGTCCATTACGGACTGTACTGGAAAAGCACAAATTATTGCAGGAAACTACAGAGGACAGCCCTAGCCCTCTGTGGATCAAGACCTTTCAGAGCTGGGCAACTGTATAACCCACAGCAACCATGAAGACATGCACTCTCCCCTGAGCAGTCCCACTCAGGGTTTCATGACAGTGGGCCCTGTGCTCGGCTCTGGGTGCCAACACCTCTTGACGTGCTTAACCTTCTCAGCTAAATCTCATCTTAAGACTCGGGTGCTCCAGATTCGAAACGTTTCCCTGGCCAAGCCCTCTCTAGCCCGGCCCCGTCTCTATGGTTTCCTGTATGGGACGCTCTAGCCCGCGCTGGGGGCAGTGAGATGTCGCGACCGCCTTGCTAGGCTGCGGGAGACACTGGAGGGCGCTTCGCTGGTCGCCCTGTCGGCCATGGGGACGCTGCGCAAAGTGCTGATAGCGGGCGCGGTGCTAGGCGCGGGCGCTGGCGTGGGCTCGGCGCTCTTTGTCCTTGTGACCCCGGGAGAGCAGCAGAAGCAGGCGATGCTGAAGGTGGGAGGAATTGGGAAGCGGAGGTGGGGTGCGGGGGTGGAGAACCGCGCGCGGGCTGGGGACCCGCACTGCGAACCTCCCTTCCGGCCCGCAGGAGATGCCAGTGCAGGACCCACAGCGCAGGGACGAGGCGGCCAGGACCAAACAGCTACTGCTGGCCACTCTGCAGGAGGCAGCGGCCACGCAAGAGAACGTGGCCTGGAGGAAGAACTGGATGAGCCCCGGCGGCGGGAGGTCAGCCTGAGCCTGGACCTGCCCCCGTGAGCGCTGGGGCCTCCGCCCCAGCGCAGGAGCCCTAGGCGGCCTTTCCCCTCCATGGGCTGGCGGGAAGTCCAGACCCAGATGCCATGCGCCGGCCTGTCCGGGACCTGGGGAGATGCCGCCGGGTGAGCACGTTCCCCCTAAACCCTGCACTGACTGCGCTTTAACGTCTACATCGCGGGCTGGGGCGTCGGATGTGGCTAACTGAAGGAACCAACAAATCATGTTCCTCCATCTGGAGAGTGAACCCTTCGGCTGGACGCCCATAAAAGCCTAGAGCGTTCTGGGGGTCGGTGCTGCGGGAGAGGATGACTGTGGCTTGCGCCTGCTCCGCCCCCCATGTGAGGCTGAAGCCCAATAGGCAGAGCGACCACGTTTTCAAAACACAAGTCAGGTCatgtggtctgtgtgtgtgtgtgctttcggGGATAACAAAGTGACATTCTTGAAATCATAACTGTCCTGGAAACTCCTACGCAATAAATGCCCATAGAGGACACTTTGGGTTCCTGTCCTTCGAATGAGGTTGAGGTGGGGGCTTCTAGCAATTAACACGTGCCACAGTGCCTTCTATGGCCTAAATTTAACCTTTGGAGGCCACCGTGCTAGGAGTAGTAAAAGGGGTGGGGCCTTCAGTCAGATCTTGTTTCAACTCCTGCATGTTCTAaaacctctctgggccccaggtctgctccGTAAAGGGTAATTATCACGAAGGTTCCTGTAAAACGGTGAACTTAGGAATGTAaagtgcagtgcctggcacagaacagcCTCTCACTAAGTGCAGTGGCGTTTTCCTCCTGCAAGGTGTTCACTGTAGTAGTTTTCAATCTCTGAAGCCTGTCATAGGAGCTACTGGATATGCCGCTGATAAAGCTATCAGTGGGGTGGCACCCCCACAGCCAAGTCAACCAGTTCACTTCccttttgtctattttatgtccTGTGGTCCCAAACAAGATTACAATGTGTCAGAGGCAGCTGCTTTGAT is a window of Vicugna pacos chromosome 10, VicPac4, whole genome shotgun sequence DNA encoding:
- the UQCC3 gene encoding ubiquinol-cytochrome-c reductase complex assembly factor 3, which translates into the protein MGTLRKVLIAGAVLGAGAGVGSALFVLVTPGEQQKQAMLKEMPVQDPQRRDEAARTKQLLLATLQEAAATQENVAWRKNWMSPGGGRSA